The Zalophus californianus isolate mZalCal1 chromosome 6, mZalCal1.pri.v2, whole genome shotgun sequence DNA window GactttaaattttactattttacttcAAGGAGTGATGAGATGTTACAAGTGGGAGAATGAGATCCAGGAAAAAGTAAGTTTACAACCTGGAAGAATAATAGGGACAGTTACATGGTGAAGAAaagtttaaagggaaaaagagctGACCTGAGGAGAGAAATTGTGAGCTGTGGTCTGAGACAGCTGTATAATATTCACATCCAGTAAACTGTCAGAAACATGTTTAGATTACTGGAGTATAGTGAGAAATGGTGCTGCAAAATTTGAAGTCATCACACAGTAGTGAATGGAATGcccaaggaagagagggaaaaaagagaagagagactaATGAGAACATAAagtaagagagaaagagtacaaggtGTGCAGAAGGGGAAGGAACAAATCTGGAAACTTAGGCTAGGTCCTCAGTGGAAATTTATTCATAAGGGGCAGTGCCTAGATGAaggaataataatataaataataataaattaataacattaattaaagtagataatataaaaatttcaagagGATTACCAGGAGTTGTTTCACTTAAAACAAAATTAGCTATCATAACCAGGTCTTTCCCAACCAGAAGATAGCCTTTgataaaaaaagttttccttattGTGGTAGCAAAAGACATAATTGAGTGTGGTAAGGTCTGAGTAGGTAGAAAAGCAACTCAAGGTAGAAGaattaggaaatttttttttttttgcttatttttgaatgAGTCAGACTGAGTCCTTTGTCAGTAGATACAAAGATTAAATGACAGTGGGAGAGACTAAAAAATGCAAGCTAAAGATGGCTTAACTCAGAGCTTCTAAACTCAAGGtgacccctgccctccctgaTACTTTGCAATGTCTTAGATACATTTTGATTGTCACAACAGGGAGGTgagtgctattggcatctagtgggcaaGACAagggatgctactaaacattTTACAGTGCACAAGTCTTCCTAAGAAAGAATTATCcaaccccaaatgtcaatagtgcctaGGTTGAAAAACTTGGCTTAAATGACGAACCAATACTTCATAGTTGGTGGAAAGATAAGAACCAAAAGCATATATTGAGGAACTATTCAATTGTAGCACAGTGTAAATGGTATGGGTTTCACATCATTCAGATCTAAAGCTATAGAATGTAGCCTCAGAGAGAGCTAGCCCTGAAGTCAAACGTCTGGGTTCAAGTTCTAGTTCCTTGACTTTCCAGGTATGTAACTCTAGAGAAGTTACTTATCATCTCTGTTACTCTGATTTCTTACTGCAAAATGGGATTGTGTTTACCATGTAATATTATGGGGAAATTCAATTAATTTACATAAATGGCTTGGAGATTACTAAATTTATCTGAtccttggttttctcctctgtaggTCTGGAATAATAATGCCTTCACCCTCAGGTCTGTTGTACAGATCACTTGATGTAACATAAACACAAACATCTAACTCAACTGATGCTGCTTAGCAAGGTTTCAACAAATCCaagctttcttttccattttttttatattttaaaattattatttatcacTAAAAAATCTACCACAtttgttaatttatatataatatatttatacaataaacATTTCCATTAGGTAGAGTTCATTTTACATAATAAATCCATAAACCTGAGGAAGAAtaactttattttagaaatgtggaaacaaaaaagaatcacacacagaataaggaaataatataatCTACAGTATATTTCAGAATCTTCTCAATTTTTGCTCTTTTCTACACGATTATAATAAATACTGATTTGTTATTGCTAATgaattcacttaatttttcttcttaattatttgctctgactccagagtccacaAAAGGTATATCTGAAATGTGGACCAAATGTGTTTCTCTGAACATTCTAATGAGTACATGAAATGATTCTGTACTTGAGGGCTTCCCTGTATGGAATGTAATTACACTGCCGGGTTGATCCCTTCTAGGTTTTTTTAGCtgatctaataattaaattgacatatgagagattaacaggagaaaagggaatttaattttttttgcacaGGAATCCCATAAAAAAATATGAGACTCACACAAGTGACCAAAGCAGgaagcttttataccttttagacaaagaaacaacacATTTGTGAAAAACTGACAAGATAAAGGGGTTTAGGATTGAGGTATTAAATTAGTGAAGAAGTAATAATAGTTGTTTATATAGCCTTCTCAGCCCTAAACTCCCTACGTCTGGTGATAAGGATGCCTTCTATCCTCTTGGTATagggagggtacctttcacatgggaCATTTATCTCTCACTTTCAGGGGAACAAAGGAGGCTTAGAGTGTTCTTCTTGCACTTCTGTTTCtcaagtaactttaattcaaaataatcaatatgccaaggtGGTATATTTTGGGATGCtatattctgctccccttcaacATCCATCTACATGAATGGCTATGTTGATCAAATGATACAAAGTTTCAGATGCAAGGTGAATAAGTTCCACAGATCTAGTGTACAGAATGGTGACTTTAGCTAGGAATaccatattatatacttgaaatttgctaagaaagtggATCTTAGTTCtcaccagaaggaaggaaggaaggaaggaaggaaggaaggaaggaaggaagggagggagggagggagctcctTCCTACTCTCCAGATATATTATTATGATCTCTTCAGCATTTCTTATTCAGCAAATACACATTATATCTGGGATCTCAGAATCCTTTGCATTACAAATCTGTGGTTCAGAATTCTGATCCCTTCCTATTTCCCCTCACTCAGGATTGTTGCAGAGCCCGCCTGCAGCCTGGATCCATGGATAAGGTCAATTCTTCAGTGGTGTCTGAATTTGTATTGCTGGGACTCTCTAGTTCTCAGGAGCtgcagcttttcttttttgttttcttctctgtgttataTGTGGTCATTGTGCTGGGAAACCTTCTTATTATCATCGCAGTAACTTCTGACAACAGCCTGCACTCCCCCATGTACTTCCTCCTGGGAAATCTCTCCTTTGTGGACATCTGTCAGGCTTCTTTTGCTACCCCTAAAATGATTGCAGATTTTCTGAGTGAACATAAGACCATCTCCTTCAGTAGCTGCATTACCCAGATATTCTTCGTTCACCTTTTTACTGGAGGAGAGATGGCACTACTTGTCTCCATGGCCTATGACAGATACGTAGCCATATGCAAACCCCTACACTATGTAGTCATCATGAGTCGAAGGACATGCACTGTCCTGGTAATGGTCTCCTGGACTGTGGGCTTGGTGCACACATTAAGCCAGTTGTCATTTACTGTGAACCTGCCTTTTTGTGGACCCAATGTAGTAGACAGCTTTTTTTGTGACCTTCCTCGAGTGACCAAACTTGCCTGCCTGGACTCTTACATCATTGAAGTACTAGTCGTAGTCAATAGTGGAATCCTTTCCCTaagtactttctctctcttggtTGGCTCTTACGTCATTGTTCTTGTCACTGTCTGGTTTAAGTCTTCTGCTGCAATGGCCAAGGCATTTTCTACACTGGCTGCCCATATCACCGTAGTAATATTGTTCTTTGGACCTTGCATCTTTATCTATGTGTGGCCCTTTACTACTTACCCTGTGGATAAACTTCTTGCCATATTTTACACCGTTTTCACCCCCATTCTAAACCCCATTATTTACACACTAAGGAACAGGGATATGAAGGCTGCCATGAGGAAGATTATGACCTATTACCTGAGGCCCAAGAAGATTTCTGAAATTCCACTAGTAGTGAGGAATTCCTTTTATTAAGACACAATTCCTTCAAATTCCTCAAAttgattctataaatattttcaatgtgtTCTTGTGGCATATCTCAACTATGGTCGAAGTGATGAAGAAGATGATATAGACAGTATCTAATGGATATTAACTAGTCCCTTGCCAGGTATGTCCTAAGCAAAAGCTAAATatcaaaaaatatggaaaaatatatcaTGATTACTGGttctggaaataaaataagagaatgacTATATGTGGATAGTATCAATACTTTCACTGCTTTAGTTGCAGGTAAATATGAATatggtagggaaaaaaaaggagtacCTGATTCTTTGATAAGCATAAATTTAGAcatttttcctgatcttaggagtTTCCTATTTATATGCCTGAAAATCTATATAGATGAATAATATTTGAGAATGTGAAACTGAATTTTCCCAGTCAGAAGATAGCCATTCCACTGATTTAAGTGTGTAGACTTAAGTGgagatttttattatgaaatccCTCCCCTAACATCAATTATGCCTATCCCATATTGTTTCCCAATAACTAACAAtgctttaaaatgaattatacatCATCAGGAGCTTGCATTTCAACTCTTTCAGTTAATGGTTTTTCTATGATCAGTTAAGGTAATTTCAGTTTCCTCTGAAAACACTGACTTTTTAGTCTATGCTATAAGTAGCTACGCAACAGTCTTTGCATTTGGACCAAACATGGAGTTCTTAGTGACAATGAACCAATGATAAACATACAATCCAACTGCAACCTGGACCCTGAAGGATCTCTGGATCTCTACCTTGAACTCTAGGGACCACTAGGGGATTTAAATGTTGATTAaggtttttaaggtttttttttttttgatgcttctcaaattttatttttatattttttaatttaaattcaattagccaacatagagtataTCATTaggttttggtgtagtgttcaatgattcattagtagTTTTTATTTGCCAGAACTCCTCAATTCATAAAAGGGAATTAGACAAACATAAATATTATTCTCTCCTTTATGCTGAGGATGAAAacactagttttgttttttgttgcttgCCTTCTTACCTTCCCAATTCCATCTCATCTTTTCTGAACCCAACTGTAATAAAACATCATtaagtaaaatattgaaaaaaccTTGGGAatttcctcttctcccaccccactcaatcttttctttctccatagcTTTCTAGTTCTTCTGAGACCTGatattttttgctcttttctaCTCTCAAAGCTTACCTTCCCGTAAGGGTAGCATAACAGTAATTTACACTTCAGTGTAAATTTAAATCCATCAGCTACTTCTTCCAGGAATATATAcacattcatttctttctaattttaggaTACAATTCAATCAGTAGCGAGAGGGGAGAGCTAGCAGCTTAGATCTGAaacaggggcagagagaagagaccTTACCAATGTTTCCTGACTCTATACTATGCAGACTGCCTTGTATTCTACTCAGGGAATGAGGTCCAGCCTTACTATTCCCCTTCTTTTTGAATAAAGGATATGTACTGTATGATTTTCTCTTAATCAGCCTATAGTGCCAAAGTATTAGGGAGGCAGAACTCATTAAAAAGCTTATTAATTTCATTCTTACCCTAATACGAAACTGAGCCTTCTTGTTAGGTATTTTGTAAAAATGTTATGTTAAATATAGTAAACAATGAGAATGACTGTGTTAAGAAATTCAGAAAGTATGTAATCTGGTTAACTGTACCAGTTACTAGCTACTCAGGTACTCATGACATTCTTTGACTATGagattcttttgaaaatatgatAAACATCATAGCTCTCCTTCCCAAACAACAGCATAAACACTTAAATATAAGATTgaatatacattaatattttacttCAGAAACTGATTTCtggttttcagttaaaaaaaatgactgtagAATGATCTTTAACAGGGGAAAGTATATGTTGTCTATGATACTGAATTAATCTTAAACTTTTATCTTACTGGAATCCTTGAAATATAGTGAGTATTAAGAAATGGAGTctgggggcacctgcatggctgagtcggttaagtgtcacactcttgattttggctcaggtcaagatctcagagtcctgagatccagctcagcctggagtctgcttctctccctctcctgctgcccctccccccactcacatgtgctctctgtcaaataaacaaatctttgaaaaacaagaaatggaGTCTGAATTTTCATAGCTAATATTGACAGAAGAGCAATTGTTTGAGTCAAAGAACTCTAAATTTTCCCaaattctttggatttttttcacatGGCATCACGTATGTTccttacaaacaaacaaattatttttgcaaGGTCTCCTTCAAGAACAGATGAAGTGCTATTTATATTTCAGTGAAGTTCTTCCAAAGAGTGCCTGGAAAGCCAGCAATTTTTCTTGTAatagagaaaaacacattttattcttaattcttgGTACAATCTCTTGACAAGCTGTATATTTAAAGTCCTACATTTTGAATGTTGACAATATTAACTACTTTCTTAGACACAATTTCAGAGCTGTTAGAAGAATTTCTAGTTAATGCATGCCAGGAAAAACAGCAATGATCACAATAATGTGTGGAGTTTCCTCTCATCAGAAGAGTAACAAGAGCAGGAAAGTTgctgaaaataaaattctccattttataaagaagaatcatattttttcctttgagtattTCTTGACAAGAAGCTCTATAGATTTTCAGTTTGTTGTCTCTTGACATCAAGTCCACCCTTCATTGGCGTGCTTTGTGATACCAGACCTGGACTCAAAACATTTCACCTTCGTCATGAGAGGATGCTGGATGAACACTACAGAGAAAAAGAGGCTTTTCTTCCCACTTCCAGTGTCCGTAATTTCTTTCTCCTACAGTGCAGCTGCCATGGGCCATCCAGTGGCACTCATCCTCCAGCAAGTTTTATTGCCAGTCTTAGCATTTCATTTCCTGCTCCTCATTCCTTCCATCTGTGGACTGGCTTTGTTCTTATCCAGGGAACCTATTCATAAGCTCTCCAGAGAGTTCTGAAACTCACCCTTGGGGAGGGGATCCCCCTTCCAAGTTTATTCCTTCCTTGGGTTCTGTCCTTTAGCCCTAGCGCATTATTTGGAGTTCTCTTTCATCccttttttataatctttattacCAGTTACTAAGTCTTCATATTTAATATTCCCTGTTCAAAATACCGGTGTAGTTTCTGTCTCCTGATGGCACTCTGACAGAGAAACATTTAAGTATTTAGAAGATATTGAAAAATCAGAAGCATCTAAAAGTGGTTCATAAAATATGACATGTTATGAGGAAACTCAGGAGCTGGCTGAAGCAAAAAATGTTAGCGGTTTCATCTGTTTATACACTGAAGTGAAATTCATCCacaacatatttcaaaatatgcaAAATCCTAGCATCTATGAAGTGTATGATATCATTTgcaaactatttaaatttttttcttgtaagacaACAAATGAAGTATttactaacttaaaaaaataaaataaataaaatttcattgtcTGCTCCAAGCCAGTATGACTATGTCCATAGcaaaggtttgtttttgtttttgttcgtttgtttctccccattgatggatttttttttaatgtgataggAAACCTTGTAGAGTGCTCTGTAATGAGGGAAAATGGAGAATTCAAGTGTATGGAACACTGAATCCTTAAAGTTTGTATTAAAGTTTTAATCATCAGTCCCCTTTTTCATGAAAAGATCCTACTGAAGAACTttccatttgaaaatataaatctgCTTGTTATCTTTACCCTGCAGGTCTTAAGACCACTGCCAAGGCAGAAGCAGCACCACTCTGTGTTATTGCATTTGTGTGTCATACAttcaatgataaaaacaaacaaaatataaagccAAGAGTTCATAGACTTCAACAAACTTTTTTTCGTAAAATACTTCAGATTACTCTAGTTCCAATAAAACAGAGACATTCATAATACTAAAAccagtgcatttttaatttactttctatcAACTATTCAAGGTAACTAGCAATATATTTCAGCTGGAATTGAAACATTAAGCGCAGTAGAATCCaatgttatattttgtttaaaacaaatcttaatatagtttggtaataattttttttcatacaggtatttttaaatgataatttgaaatactctttttttttctgtctggttCACTTTTCCTATACCACTGAGAAACTGACAGAGACATAAATTTAACTGcataaaaatggggaaataagaaaagcacattttagaaatttgaaaataacttttgcACTGCTTGTCAAAAGACTTGTCCAATCCAAGCACAgactatattattattatgtgcTCTTGAGTAGATTACTTGCTTTTGATCAGGTCCCCTCCTTAAAATCTTTCAATTCCTATCCATTACTCTtaggacaaaaggaaaaagaatcctcATTAACCCGATTAATAAGGCTCTTGGCTCTCTACTCATAACACCACACTCACCCACATCCTCATTTAATTAATACGGTTCCCCCTCACAGAAGTAAACTCCACAAGAACAGGGACTTTGTCTATGGCAGATGAACATATTCCTAAAGTGTTTTTCataatgtgattatttttaaaaagtagatgtgGTACCAAAAGCCAGGGCAGACTTGTTTGTTCCCTCATCTTTCAGAGTTAAATTACTTCTGCTATATGTATGAGCTAATACATATAGCAGAAGTAGTAGATGAGTAACACTTCAGAGAAGGAACAGAAACTTAATGCATAGCTCAGAGAATAAAGGAGCTGAAGTGATGGAACAGACTCTAGAGAGAGAAGACAATATGGCCAGTGGAAAGTGTACCTCAAGATGCTAGCTTAGGATAAAAAGCGAAGAAGCTTTAGTtccattaaaatagaaataactggAAATAATTCAAGTTCGCCATAGGGTAAAAGAAAAGTGTTAGTAGTATAATTTCCAAAAACACACAGTAGCAGAAACCTCCAGGAGAAACATTAAATGACTACAAGGCATTTCATGATGGTCTTTAGAAGACCGAAAAGGGAGAAGACTCTGACAGCAGAGTCAAGATACAGTATTTCACCAtaggtatttttactttttttttgacaaaattatatttcatcATAAATACTTTCCTTTGGAGAAGATCCTTGCCATCTAATATGCTGTACTTTCAGTATCTTGAAATTCCAAACTATATCGGGACCAAATACATGAAGGATGTCACAAAGTAACTGAAATGTCAATGAAGAAAACCTCTCAACTCTATCTTGTGATAGAGTTttcacaattaaagaaaaaaaaatcagtcactcCCTCACCCTCTGAAACATTTGCAGTTGACCCATTTCTATATTGGCTCTCCTACTTTGTCACAATATAGTCCTTAGGAAACTTAATGGTCCTGGTAATCTATACATCATCATACTAGTCCGCTACATTTAAAGCACATAGTGACTGGACCTTTAAGCAGAAATGACATAAAAGAGGGTAAGAGATAATCCCTAACATTTCAGGCATCTGCCAAGTCATTCAGGTTTTAAGGGTTTGAATATTCTGGGGCATGATACATAATCCCCTCATAACATAAAAGACACGTAACTTTGTTTTGTACTCCTTACCActgagaaagagacacagtgctTAAACAGGCTCACTGAATTTTGGAGGCAGCATAAAGCTGCCTTGTAAACACGTCTTTGACACAATTTTAGACTGAGTCACACAGGTTTCCAGTTTCCAATGAATCTTTTGTACCAAGTCCGGTCTTGAGTGCAAGCTTCCCTTGCTCTTCACACTATACAAACCAGGAAAACCAGTGAAATAGAGGTAGGGATAATAAATAAGAACACTGTGTAGATTCTTTGGCAAAATCACTTAGAAGAATGACAATGCTAACTCCTAGGATCCTAGAAAAGAAGCCCTGCATCCTCCAGCAGAGAACTACACACTTGTTGAAAAGCAAATGCTAGGATGCTGCAGGGCCCTACCCAGAGACTGAGTTTTCTAGTGACAGTGACCATGGGTTTTCAAGTAACTATGTGACTAGCACCGCTCATCATGAACCAAGTATCAACAAGTCATAATTTCTAGCTGTCACAGCGGTAAGCCATCATATATTGCAACTGGTACCTCTGGGATCAGGCTGAAACAGGTATAAAAGCCCAAGTAACCAGCACCCTTGAGTAGTCCAGAATTCTATACTACCTACTTCTGTTGAATTCATACCTTTACTTCAGGTCAACTTTATGGTCTCATAGAAGGTTTTCCATAAATGGTTTGATTCTATGTCTCAAGGCAAGCCAAAAAATGGACAACTGCTGCATTCTTGCCCACTCAGATGACTAATGGAAACTGCTGAGGGTAAATTCTATTACTGGGAAGAGCCATAAATATTTCACTCAATTATTAAATTTGGGATGGAAAATTGGttctaagtaaaaataaatatgaattcctGGACAGTGAAAAATAGTTTTGCTGGTTTGGTAGATGTCTTGAAAGATCAAAATTGGAATATGTGGCAGAGAAAAGTGAGGATAGATCTATGTGAGTAGGCACAAAGTGTGTGGATTTTTATCTGTCACATCAGTGTCCATCTGAGACCAAAGCCATGGAATCCCTTTTATTAAGGTTAGTCTCCTAGGTACTGCTACTGCTCCTGAACACTTGATCAGAAGAAGGGACTGAACCTGAAAACCTGATATGATGCCATTCCCCAGTGAGACATATCCATTCAGTGGCAAGTCAATTATATCACACCGCTTCTTCCATGTGGGGGGCAGTGAATTGTTCTTATTGAGATGGACTCCTACTCTAGATATGGGTTTTCCTTCCCTACCTGCAGTTCCTCTCAATTATCCTAGGACTGTAATTTTGTCAGactcttaaaactaaaaaaaaaataataataaaataaaataaaataaaattttcttaaaaataaatattttcttttttcttttttaaaagattttatttattggtcagagagacGGACAGAGaggcacaagcacggggagtggcaggcagagggggatgcaggctccctgctgagcaaggagccagattcaggactcgatcctagtaccctgggatcgtgacctgagccaaaggcagatgcttaaccgactaagccacccaggcatccccaaaataaatattttctgaaagaatttacattatatttatattatatttagatTTAGATGCTAATTTTTTGGCAAAACTGAGTCTTTCTAATCAATAAAAGGAACATACCTCCCTATATTTCTTATTCCTTTCATATattcactgttttaaaattttcatcatgTACGACCTGTATATTTATGATTAACTTTTTCcagatactttatattttatcttttgtttctattGTGAATGGAAACtgttcattgtattttctttgtaattttataaaGTGTTGCTCATTAGGGGCaactggttggctcagtcggtagagaaTGTAACTCtcgatctcaaggtcatgagctcaagccccactttgggcatggagcccagtaaataaaataaattaaataaataaacaaataaataaagttttgctcattaaatgtatttttctaacttttttaaagatcacaCTTCTGCCAAATAGTCAAGATGTAAGATGTAAAAacacagaaagtaaaattttaaaataatatttcctaaacttattattatatatatagtatatttggCCATagcttaaacttttaaaaatatttacagattcaCTTTACGTCCCTTTTATACATTTCTTCACcctgttccttttgtttttcatttcagtttagaATTTGTTATTACTCACTGgggtattttaaaacttttttcataattttgtccatatttttttggtttctaaaaATATGCACATAATAATTTTATCAATCTCCAATTACTTTCTCCTGACATGTTTTATAATGACatataaaattcatatacaaaaattaataaaaaataattttaatcactGAATATATTCcatcatgttaaaaaatattgcttCACTTTAAAATTCATAGATATGTAGGTGTTTTTCCAGTATTAGCTATCTCTTCCAATGCTGCAATATCACTGTTCATGCATCGCTAGGTATGTGAACGTTTTACTagagtatatatacacacagacacacacacaaagcatatATAGGGAAACTtattttcaatttccttctttaaagATGACCATTTGAAACTCACATCTATATCACCACATTTGGAAATATAGAAAACTTATGTAAAATATAGTTGGAAGGACTGTTGACATACATTTagacagaaataaaagatttttcatGGAAAAGAAATGAGAGCACCTTCAAGTATTTGAAAACCCATCATGTTGAAGTGAGAATACATTTGTTCTATTAAACTACTAATGTTAGAACCAGTTGTGCAATTTAACAATAGATGGAACTATCTTGGGAAGTCGTGAGCTCCTTTTGATTGGAGGAAAACACCCTGAGGTTAGGTGATTATTTGTAAGATGGTTTGATTATTTTAACAGAAAGTTAGTGGTTGAAAAAGTATTTGCTGAGAGGAAGTCAGTGAAAATCTAATAATATTTTGCTTTCCTACATACCAACTAGTTGGTAAAAAaaacttctttgttttccattcctggaaagaaaattttgtaaaacATAATTACTCCCACTGCAGGATGACATCAGACTTCCAATGAatgatttctctcttccccaaTGAAATCTGTTTCCTAGAATAAGAATGAAGACTTTATATTGCCTTACCTTAGGATACTGTACTTGTATAGtcaggagcagaggaggagcctCACTCCCTGAGGGGCTTGCTTCTGCACACCTCAGTGCAGAGACCTAGTTAAAATACATCAAGTAAAGAATATATCACAAATATTTTAGGCATGAAGACGCATAGCAAAAGCAGGGAGCTTAGAAACTAACTGTGGGACACcatatttggagaaaataaggaagaactgAAGGACTGGGAGAAATCATTAAAAGTGTAAATATACATGCATTTGATCACTGTGTTTGGACTAGATAATTTGTAAATTGTATTCTAGATGCAAAATCAGCAACTAGATCGAAAAGGAAAAGTTAACTGTTATCTCAGTCAAACTGGAATCTCCACCTAAAAGAGGCAAATAATGTGCTCTCCACTTCTCTGTTGATTTCCCACTACACGGGCTTAGGGCAGCTCTGATCTAATAGGATCACCATCTGATAAACAAAGGGAAGTATGCTATAACCATTATCTGCcccttctttgcttctttcatgCTTTCCATTCAGAGAATATTTTCCTGTTGTTAGGCAAATTTTTGTTGACCATCAAAATTCCCCTGGAATGAAGAAGGAGTGGCTACACAAAGTAGGTCAACAAGGGTATCCTTGATTGTTTTTTACAGCTAGGCTTTTAGGTAATCAACTATTATaaggcaaaataatgaa harbors:
- the LOC113909864 gene encoding olfactory receptor 4K5 gives rise to the protein MDKVNSSVVSEFVLLGLSSSQELQLFFFVFFSVLYVVIVLGNLLIIIAVTSDNSLHSPMYFLLGNLSFVDICQASFATPKMIADFLSEHKTISFSSCITQIFFVHLFTGGEMALLVSMAYDRYVAICKPLHYVVIMSRRTCTVLVMVSWTVGLVHTLSQLSFTVNLPFCGPNVVDSFFCDLPRVTKLACLDSYIIEVLVVVNSGILSLSTFSLLVGSYVIVLVTVWFKSSAAMAKAFSTLAAHITVVILFFGPCIFIYVWPFTTYPVDKLLAIFYTVFTPILNPIIYTLRNRDMKAAMRKLQEKH